The following are encoded in a window of uncultured Pseudomonas sp. genomic DNA:
- the aroK gene encoding shikimate kinase AroK, producing MRNLILVGPMGAGKSTIGRLLAKELRLPFKDSDKEIEQRTGADIPWIFDVEGEQGFREREQAVIADLCDVDGMVLATGGGAVMRAENRIALRRGGHVVYLHASVEQQVDRTSRDRNRPLLRSADPGKVLAELFALRDPLYREIADVVIETDERPPRLVVQEILERLEALSPR from the coding sequence GTGCGTAATTTGATCCTCGTTGGCCCGATGGGTGCTGGCAAAAGCACCATCGGGCGTCTGCTTGCCAAAGAATTGCGCTTGCCGTTTAAAGACTCTGATAAAGAGATTGAACAGCGTACGGGTGCGGATATTCCCTGGATCTTTGATGTGGAAGGTGAGCAGGGGTTTCGTGAGCGTGAGCAGGCGGTAATCGCAGACCTTTGCGATGTTGACGGTATGGTCTTAGCCACCGGTGGCGGGGCGGTGATGCGTGCAGAAAACCGCATTGCGTTAAGGCGCGGCGGTCATGTGGTTTATCTGCATGCGTCCGTTGAGCAGCAAGTTGATCGTACCTCACGTGATCGTAATCGCCCGCTACTGCGCTCCGCAGATCCCGGCAAGGTATTGGCTGAGCTGTTTGCGCTTCGTGATCCGCTCTACCGTGAAATCGCCGACGTGGTGATCGAAACCGACGAGCGTCCACCGCGCCTGGTTGTGCAAGAGATTCTTGAGCGCCTCGAGGCGCTTTCTCCCCGTTAA
- the aroB gene encoding 3-dehydroquinate synthase, whose protein sequence is MQTLRVELGERGYPIYIGAELLARGDLLAAHIVGRQVAIVTNETVAPLYLAALERSLAGCAIATVVLPDGESYKTWETLQLIFDGLLGARHDRRTTVIALGGGVIGDMAGFAASCYQRGVNFIQVPTTLLSQVDSSVGGKTGINHPLGKNMVGAFYQPQAVLIDTNTLVTLPIRELSAGLAEVIKYGLICDEPFLSWLEEHMPALRALDQAALTTAIAHSCAAKASVVAADERESGVRATLNLGHTFGHAIETHQGYGAWLHGEAVAAGTVMALDMSERLGWISQAERERAVRLFIAAGLPVVPPENMTPEDFMEHMAVDKKVLDGKLRLVLLRGLGKAVVTGDFPREILNATLSADYAAQLAQLKN, encoded by the coding sequence ATGCAAACTCTTCGTGTCGAACTTGGTGAGCGCGGTTATCCGATCTACATCGGTGCCGAGTTGTTGGCTCGTGGTGATTTGCTGGCAGCGCACATCGTGGGTCGGCAAGTTGCAATAGTTACTAATGAAACAGTTGCCCCCCTGTATTTGGCTGCACTTGAGCGCTCACTCGCGGGCTGCGCCATTGCTACTGTGGTTTTGCCGGATGGCGAGAGCTATAAAACCTGGGAAACCTTGCAGCTGATCTTTGACGGTCTGCTGGGAGCACGGCATGACCGGCGCACGACGGTGATCGCATTGGGTGGCGGTGTGATCGGCGATATGGCTGGGTTTGCAGCGTCGTGTTATCAGCGTGGCGTGAACTTTATCCAGGTGCCGACCACGCTGTTGTCGCAGGTCGACTCATCTGTCGGTGGCAAGACGGGTATTAACCACCCGCTGGGCAAAAATATGGTGGGGGCTTTCTACCAGCCACAAGCTGTGTTGATCGATACCAATACCCTGGTTACTTTGCCGATTCGTGAGCTGTCTGCGGGTTTGGCGGAGGTGATCAAGTACGGTTTGATCTGCGATGAGCCGTTCCTGTCCTGGCTTGAGGAGCATATGCCAGCGCTGCGCGCCCTTGATCAGGCTGCGCTGACTACGGCAATAGCGCATTCCTGCGCGGCTAAGGCGAGTGTTGTGGCGGCTGATGAGCGTGAGTCAGGGGTGCGTGCGACGTTGAATCTTGGGCACACCTTTGGCCATGCCATTGAGACGCATCAGGGTTATGGTGCCTGGTTGCATGGTGAGGCTGTTGCGGCGGGTACGGTGATGGCGTTGGATATGTCCGAGCGTCTGGGCTGGATTAGCCAGGCCGAGCGTGAGCGTGCCGTTCGCTTGTTCATTGCCGCTGGGTTGCCGGTTGTTCCGCCCGAGAATATGACGCCAGAGGACTTTATGGAGCATATGGCGGTCGACAAGAAGGTGCTTGATGGCAAGTTGCGCTTGGTCTTGTTGCGTGGCTTGGGTAAGGCAGTTGTAACCGGTGATTTTCCCCGAGAAATTTTGAATGCCACGCTGAGCGCAGACTATGCGGCGCAGCTGGCTCAGCTTAAAAATTAA
- a CDS encoding AAA family ATPase, with protein MTSLHADEAFLDHYQFTHDPFASRVPGFKFFPAQRKPVLGQLHHLARYSQLLLVVSGPDGSGKTLLRQALVASTNKQAVQSVVVSAKGASDPASILRQVAQGLQVQRPELPGILAQVGQLALTGQEVYVLVDDAEDLSDAALSSLLSLAAGSAEGRPHVFLFAETQLLPRLEHLAAGEECFHVIELQPYSEEETREYLAQRLEGAAQGIEVLSDDQIADIYEQSAGWPGLINQAARESLIEAMLAQRGAASRGGFSFSLPRKHLLALCVVAIGVMAAWFMQGRVDKDVAVPVIAQLPLGGVAPSAVAAQPATAAVAPAIQFDGASQPLPLPLVGEAQPVIREPLAQAAGMSGAEEAEGASGAADIAIEPASVEVASVPVAPVVVEVEKVAPPAAPVLKPVAPKAVAVSALAKPVVAGGWYATQAGSRFTLQILGARLESAAQAFVKAHGADYHYFKKQHQGKPLYVVTYGSFSSRDAAQAALRALPAKVQAGKPWPRNFAGIQQEIAQAR; from the coding sequence ATGACAAGTTTGCATGCTGACGAGGCGTTTCTCGATCACTACCAGTTCACCCATGATCCCTTTGCTTCACGGGTGCCGGGGTTCAAGTTCTTTCCGGCGCAGCGTAAGCCGGTGCTTGGGCAGCTGCACCATCTGGCGCGTTACAGTCAGCTGCTGCTGGTGGTCAGTGGGCCGGATGGCAGCGGTAAGACATTGCTGCGTCAGGCGCTGGTAGCGAGTACCAACAAGCAGGCGGTGCAGAGTGTGGTGGTGTCCGCAAAGGGCGCGTCTGATCCCGCGAGCATTTTGCGTCAGGTCGCGCAGGGCTTGCAGGTGCAGCGTCCTGAGTTGCCGGGCATCCTTGCCCAGGTTGGCCAGTTGGCGCTAACCGGGCAAGAAGTTTACGTGCTGGTTGATGATGCCGAGGACCTTAGTGATGCCGCGCTGAGCAGCCTGTTAAGCCTCGCTGCGGGGAGTGCAGAAGGCCGCCCGCATGTCTTTCTCTTTGCCGAGACGCAGTTGCTGCCGCGGCTTGAGCATCTTGCTGCGGGCGAGGAGTGTTTTCATGTCATCGAGTTGCAACCCTATAGCGAGGAAGAAACGCGAGAGTATCTGGCTCAGCGGCTTGAGGGTGCGGCGCAAGGGATTGAGGTGTTAAGTGATGATCAGATCGCCGATATTTACGAACAGTCGGCTGGTTGGCCGGGGTTAATCAATCAAGCTGCGCGGGAGTCGCTGATTGAGGCGATGCTGGCGCAGCGCGGTGCGGCGAGTCGCGGTGGTTTTTCTTTCAGCTTGCCGCGCAAGCATCTGCTCGCTCTGTGTGTGGTCGCTATCGGCGTTATGGCCGCCTGGTTTATGCAGGGGCGGGTTGATAAGGATGTAGCTGTACCGGTCATTGCCCAACTGCCTCTTGGTGGGGTTGCACCATCTGCAGTGGCTGCGCAACCGGCGACTGCAGCGGTTGCGCCTGCGATCCAGTTCGATGGCGCAAGCCAGCCGCTGCCGTTGCCTCTAGTAGGTGAGGCGCAGCCTGTTATTCGTGAGCCCTTGGCTCAGGCCGCCGGCATGAGCGGTGCGGAGGAAGCTGAGGGTGCTTCGGGGGCTGCGGACATCGCAATAGAGCCTGCTTCAGTGGAAGTGGCGAGCGTTCCGGTTGCGCCTGTGGTCGTCGAGGTAGAGAAGGTTGCGCCGCCGGCCGCGCCTGTACTCAAGCCGGTTGCGCCCAAGGCTGTTGCGGTGTCAGCGCTCGCTAAACCTGTTGTGGCGGGTGGTTGGTATGCCACTCAGGCGGGTTCGCGCTTTACCTTGCAAATCCTCGGTGCTCGTTTGGAAAGCGCTGCGCAGGCGTTTGTAAAAGCTCATGGCGCGGATTACCACTATTTCAAGAAGCAGCATCAGGGTAAGCCGCTTTACGTGGTCACTTATGGCAGTTTCTCGTCCCGAGATGCAGCGCAAGCGGCCTTGCGCGCCTTGCCGGCCAAGGTGCAGGCGGGCAAGCCGTGGCCGCGTAATTTCGCCGGTATCCAGCAGGAGATTGCTCAGGCGCGCTAA